The proteins below come from a single Tenuifilum thalassicum genomic window:
- a CDS encoding molybdopterin-containing oxidoreductase family protein — MKEFVTACPRNCYSTCSLVVQVDNGRITAIKPMPLNRATPFNGCVKGQSYVERAHSPDRIIYPHKKVNGRFKRISWDEALSIIAEKLSFIKEKYGQQAVLFYSASGMSGLLNDFSLKFWRDVYGGATTVYGNLCWPAGLEATRLTLGENKHNVPWDLENAKLIVLWGKNPAESNVHEMVPINNALDNGAKLVVIDPRRTQSTQRASLLVQPFPSTDAAIALAVSNIIIQNNWVDYDFIKQYVLGYEEFKEHVKQYTSQWASEISGVPVDLIEKLAWYVGNIKPMTIIPGYGMQRYTNGGQTTRAILALNILTGNIGKPGACWHYANLQSYVFDDVLEPLSYYPPEKPDGKIRRTISTARLGQDMLATKNPELKMIWVERGNPLTQNPNTSRVLEAFRKLDFRVVVEQFFTDTALEADIILPAKNMFEQSDIIGSYWNPYVQLKQKILEPAGEVKPETEIYWCLAQKMGFDKTFLEDVLLPPGDEHVDRFLESKLNKFNLSLEQLKRGPVLAPGLQEIAFSDFRFSTPSGKIELLSNQMSELWDESPLPVYKPAVELFEDKSPFPLFLMSPNTKNRIHSQFNNLKIISLISGEPVVQMNPNDAAERGINDGDMVEVYNHRGAVSIKAQLTYEVRKGCVVIPNGWWRTQGVSVNMLSEGRETDIGHGSAFHNNRVEVRLIKNSK; from the coding sequence ATGAAAGAGTTTGTTACTGCTTGCCCTCGAAATTGCTATAGCACTTGCAGTCTTGTTGTTCAAGTAGATAATGGTAGAATTACTGCAATAAAACCAATGCCATTAAATAGGGCAACCCCATTTAATGGATGTGTTAAAGGCCAAAGCTATGTAGAGCGTGCCCATTCACCTGATAGAATAATTTATCCGCATAAAAAGGTTAATGGACGCTTTAAGCGTATCTCATGGGACGAAGCCCTAAGCATTATTGCTGAAAAATTAAGTTTTATAAAAGAGAAGTACGGTCAACAGGCTGTATTGTTTTACTCGGCAAGTGGCATGTCGGGCTTGCTTAACGATTTTAGTTTGAAGTTTTGGCGTGATGTTTACGGGGGGGCAACAACTGTTTATGGAAATCTTTGCTGGCCAGCCGGACTCGAAGCAACAAGGCTAACTTTAGGTGAAAATAAGCATAATGTTCCTTGGGATTTAGAGAATGCCAAGCTTATTGTCCTTTGGGGCAAAAACCCGGCCGAAAGCAATGTGCATGAAATGGTGCCCATTAACAACGCTTTGGATAATGGTGCAAAACTTGTTGTAATAGACCCTCGCAGAACGCAGTCAACGCAACGAGCTTCCCTTTTAGTACAACCATTTCCATCTACCGATGCTGCCATTGCTCTTGCTGTTTCAAATATCATAATCCAAAACAATTGGGTTGATTATGATTTTATTAAGCAATATGTACTTGGTTACGAAGAATTCAAAGAGCATGTTAAGCAATATACATCTCAGTGGGCTTCTGAAATTTCTGGTGTGCCTGTTGATTTAATTGAGAAGTTAGCATGGTATGTTGGGAATATCAAACCAATGACTATTATTCCTGGTTATGGGATGCAGCGTTACACAAATGGCGGTCAAACTACAAGAGCAATTCTTGCACTAAACATTCTTACCGGTAATATTGGTAAGCCTGGTGCTTGCTGGCACTATGCTAATCTTCAGAGCTATGTTTTTGACGATGTTTTAGAGCCACTTTCCTATTATCCACCCGAAAAACCAGACGGGAAAATAAGGCGTACAATTTCAACCGCCCGCTTAGGTCAGGATATGTTGGCCACAAAGAACCCAGAACTAAAGATGATTTGGGTTGAACGCGGTAATCCCTTAACTCAGAATCCTAATACTTCTAGGGTTTTAGAAGCATTCCGAAAGCTTGATTTCCGTGTGGTTGTTGAACAGTTTTTTACCGATACAGCCTTAGAGGCTGATATTATTTTACCTGCAAAGAACATGTTTGAACAATCCGATATTATTGGCTCATATTGGAATCCGTATGTTCAGCTTAAGCAAAAAATTCTAGAGCCCGCAGGTGAGGTTAAGCCCGAAACGGAGATTTATTGGTGCCTAGCACAAAAGATGGGGTTTGATAAAACTTTTCTAGAAGATGTTTTACTCCCCCCTGGTGATGAGCATGTTGATAGGTTTCTTGAAAGCAAGCTAAACAAGTTTAATTTATCGTTGGAGCAGCTTAAGAGAGGTCCCGTTCTTGCACCAGGATTACAGGAGATAGCCTTTTCCGATTTTAGGTTTTCTACACCATCTGGAAAAATTGAACTTCTTTCTAATCAGATGTCCGAACTGTGGGACGAAAGCCCATTACCTGTTTACAAACCTGCAGTTGAACTTTTTGAAGACAAATCGCCCTTTCCACTCTTTTTGATGTCGCCTAACACTAAGAATAGGATACATAGCCAGTTTAATAACTTAAAAATCATATCATTAATTAGTGGTGAACCTGTAGTGCAAATGAATCCTAACGATGCAGCTGAGCGTGGCATTAATGATGGCGATATGGTTGAAGTTTACAATCATAGGGGGGCTGTTTCTATTAAAGCACAACTTACCTATGAGGTGCGTAAAGGTTGTGTTGTAATTCCAAATGGCTGGTGGAGAACACAAGGCGTTTCAGTAAATATGCTATCCGAAGGTAGAGAAACAGATATTGGACATGGCTCTGCATTTCATAACAATAGGGTAGAGGTTAGGCTTATAAAAAACAGTAAATGA
- a CDS encoding DmsC/YnfH family molybdoenzyme membrane anchor subunit, which translates to MTEKGFIFDYSKCVGCHACVVACYNQNNTQPPIIWRNIHKGNSIKIPLKGFINLSLACNHCIDAPCLANCPAIAYSKDSETGAIIHNPSKCIGCKYCTWACPYDAPKFNKSTGVVEKCNFCIDLQKKGLQPACTTACPTGALTFGEVDTSANTNQPGFPDDNTLPRVNLLGNEVYSCIPDMDINAAGQVDDKMISNKKRSKIRSADEIPLILFTLLSSILTGLFVFFYKPSDTSITGKFFYVGGLAVAAFASTFHLGKPLRAYRSILNIKSSWLSREILLFSLFSLFSTLYLLVEAKFLFWISAALGLALLFAIEMVYRLAIKRFTPKIHSSNTILTALTFSSIFLNSNLFVIFISLKLMLYLVRNAYASHLSLRKLLLSFVRFISLAIPLSVVLFEFKEIDFSFLIILLMVGETIDRFAYYDEIDIVEPTDFF; encoded by the coding sequence ATGACAGAAAAAGGATTCATATTTGATTACTCTAAGTGCGTTGGCTGCCATGCCTGTGTTGTTGCATGTTATAATCAAAATAACACTCAGCCTCCAATTATTTGGCGTAACATACACAAAGGTAATTCTATAAAAATCCCTTTAAAAGGCTTTATCAACCTCTCGCTAGCTTGTAATCATTGCATTGATGCACCTTGCTTAGCAAATTGTCCAGCAATTGCATACTCAAAAGATTCAGAAACTGGTGCTATAATTCATAATCCATCAAAATGTATTGGATGTAAATACTGCACTTGGGCTTGCCCCTATGATGCGCCAAAGTTTAATAAAAGTACTGGCGTTGTGGAAAAGTGTAATTTCTGTATCGATTTACAAAAAAAAGGGTTACAGCCTGCTTGCACAACGGCCTGTCCAACTGGTGCGTTAACCTTTGGCGAGGTTGATACTAGCGCTAACACCAATCAGCCCGGTTTTCCTGATGATAATACCTTGCCTCGAGTAAATCTTTTGGGCAATGAAGTATATAGCTGTATCCCCGATATGGATATAAATGCAGCTGGACAGGTAGATGATAAAATGATTTCTAATAAAAAAAGGTCAAAGATTAGGAGTGCTGATGAGATTCCTTTAATACTATTCACTCTTTTGTCATCTATTTTAACTGGTCTATTTGTATTCTTCTACAAACCTTCTGATACAAGCATTACAGGTAAATTCTTTTATGTTGGAGGATTAGCAGTTGCCGCTTTTGCTAGTACATTCCATTTGGGAAAACCGTTAAGAGCATACCGTTCGATTCTTAATATAAAATCTAGCTGGTTGAGTCGCGAAATCTTGTTATTTTCACTTTTTTCTTTATTTAGCACATTGTACCTATTAGTTGAGGCTAAGTTTCTCTTTTGGATATCAGCAGCTCTTGGTCTGGCCTTACTTTTTGCTATTGAAATGGTTTATAGATTAGCTATAAAAAGATTTACACCAAAAATTCATAGTTCAAACACCATTCTCACTGCGCTAACATTCTCTTCAATTTTTTTAAACTCGAATCTATTTGTAATCTTCATCTCATTAAAGTTAATGCTATATTTAGTAAGGAATGCCTATGCTAGCCATTTATCATTACGCAAACTGCTTCTTTCTTTTGTTCGATTTATTTCTTTAGCTATACCTTTATCGGTTGTGCTTTTTGAGTTTAAAGAAATTGATTTTTCGTTTCTTATTATTTTATTGATGGTAGGAGAAACAATTGACCGTTTTGCGTATTATGATGAGATAGACATAGTAGAACCTACAGACTTTTTTTAA
- a CDS encoding DUF1987 domain-containing protein: METLNIAGTNETPTILFDKEANVFEISGKSLPEDVKEFYNPVLRWMKTYAENPNPKTTIKFKMEYFNTASSKMILELFEVLEEMSKNGNEVEVEWHYMEDDEDMYDAGVDYDDMLDLNFKMISYQHISTK, from the coding sequence ATGGAAACATTAAACATAGCAGGTACAAACGAAACTCCTACTATTTTGTTTGATAAAGAAGCAAATGTTTTTGAAATCTCTGGGAAATCGTTACCTGAGGATGTAAAGGAGTTTTACAATCCTGTTTTGAGGTGGATGAAAACTTATGCTGAGAATCCCAATCCTAAGACAACTATAAAGTTTAAGATGGAATACTTCAACACGGCCTCATCAAAAATGATTCTTGAACTTTTTGAGGTGCTTGAAGAGATGAGCAAGAATGGGAATGAGGTTGAAGTAGAATGGCATTACATGGAGGATGATGAGGATATGTATGATGCTGGAGTTGATTATGACGATATGCTTGATTTGAATTTTAAAATGATTAGCTATCAACACATCTCAACAAAATAA
- a CDS encoding DUF1987 domain-containing protein, protein MVDKIYLEPTLTTPRVILDRESGVFLIQGKSLPEDVKSFYHPLIIWLDSYQENPNPKTVFEFDFEYFNTASSKMLLHLMNRLKMLHSQGYDVEIIWRYPQNDAELEEAGEELAEIIKVPFKILAKPEQ, encoded by the coding sequence ATGGTAGATAAAATATACCTTGAACCGACATTGACAACACCGCGAGTTATTCTCGATAGAGAATCGGGTGTTTTCCTAATTCAAGGTAAATCGTTACCTGAGGATGTTAAGTCTTTTTATCATCCATTAATTATTTGGCTTGATAGTTACCAAGAAAATCCAAATCCTAAGACTGTATTTGAGTTTGATTTTGAATACTTTAATACGGCTTCTTCAAAAATGTTATTACATTTGATGAATCGTTTAAAGATGTTACACTCACAAGGATATGATGTTGAAATAATTTGGAGATACCCACAAAACGATGCAGAACTTGAGGAGGCTGGTGAAGAACTTGCCGAGATTATTAAAGTGCCATTTAAAATACTTGCAAAACCAGAACAATAA
- a CDS encoding DUF1987 domain-containing protein, with product MKPLHIKARKDSPEISFDPNSGSFYLIGVSHPENVTTFYEPVLKWFLDFKDEIEKNGLGSQDKEITLRFFFKYINSASYKYMVTLFQLLQELFEIGVKIKIVWNYEPGDEDMAESGFELVEYSGLKAPFVCEESEELI from the coding sequence ATGAAGCCATTACATATTAAAGCAAGAAAGGATTCTCCTGAAATATCATTTGACCCAAATTCTGGTAGTTTTTATCTAATCGGGGTCAGTCATCCCGAGAATGTAACCACGTTTTACGAACCCGTATTAAAATGGTTTTTGGACTTTAAGGACGAAATAGAAAAGAATGGGTTAGGCTCACAGGATAAAGAGATAACTCTGCGTTTCTTCTTTAAGTATATTAATTCTGCCTCATACAAGTATATGGTAACCCTATTCCAACTTTTACAAGAGCTGTTTGAGATTGGGGTTAAAATCAAAATAGTCTGGAATTATGAGCCTGGCGATGAGGACATGGCAGAATCTGGATTTGAACTGGTTGAGTATTCTGGCTTAAAAGCCCCATTTGTTTGTGAGGAGAGTGAAGAACTTATCTAG
- a CDS encoding 6-phosphofructokinase, translating to MKRVLVATGGGDCPGLNAVIRAVVKRASQEPDWEVIGSIQSFDGILREPTEIKVLDEKAVAGIHVQGGTIIGTTNKGGPFAWPVKNKDGSWGAVDRSDEMIRKLQYLGIDAVISIGGDGSQRISQQLYEKGLNIIGVPKTIDNDLSATDFTFGFQTAVQIATEAVDKLVTTAASHNRVLILEVMGRYAGWIALHAAIAGGAEVCLIPEIPYDIHKVADRLQSRYNKGKGHAIVVVAEGAVPKDGHLVSAESDEVGYHNLRLGGIAHKITRDLKSIGFEADIRETVLGHLQRGGIPVAYDRVLATQFGVKAFEMVLEGKFGEMVAYRHPDIISVPLIDAINRPNFVDPECDLVRTARGVGISFGD from the coding sequence ATGAAAAGAGTTTTAGTAGCAACTGGTGGAGGCGATTGTCCTGGGTTAAATGCAGTGATAAGGGCAGTAGTAAAGAGAGCCTCACAGGAACCCGACTGGGAAGTAATAGGAAGTATTCAATCATTTGATGGTATTTTACGTGAACCTACTGAAATTAAAGTTCTTGACGAAAAAGCTGTTGCTGGAATACACGTTCAGGGGGGCACAATTATTGGCACAACCAATAAGGGCGGCCCATTTGCATGGCCTGTTAAAAACAAGGATGGTTCCTGGGGTGCCGTTGACCGTTCAGATGAAATGATACGTAAGCTACAATACCTTGGCATTGATGCTGTTATTAGCATTGGAGGCGACGGCTCACAACGTATATCTCAACAGCTTTACGAAAAAGGGCTAAACATTATAGGTGTTCCAAAAACAATTGACAACGACCTTTCCGCTACCGACTTTACATTCGGTTTTCAAACCGCAGTACAAATTGCTACAGAAGCAGTGGACAAACTGGTAACTACTGCTGCCAGCCATAACCGTGTACTTATTCTTGAGGTTATGGGCCGCTATGCAGGGTGGATTGCTCTACATGCAGCCATAGCTGGTGGGGCCGAGGTTTGCTTAATTCCCGAAATTCCCTACGATATCCATAAAGTTGCCGATAGGCTACAAAGCCGCTACAACAAAGGTAAAGGACATGCAATTGTAGTGGTTGCTGAAGGAGCAGTACCTAAAGATGGACATCTTGTGTCTGCAGAAAGCGATGAGGTTGGATATCACAACTTACGCTTAGGCGGCATTGCTCACAAGATTACTCGTGACCTAAAGAGCATTGGATTTGAAGCCGATATCAGAGAAACCGTTCTAGGACATTTACAACGTGGAGGAATTCCAGTTGCTTACGACCGCGTACTCGCAACACAATTTGGCGTAAAAGCCTTTGAGATGGTGCTTGAAGGTAAATTTGGTGAGATGGTTGCTTACCGTCATCCCGATATCATTTCGGTACCACTAATTGATGCTATAAACCGTCCAAATTTTGTCGACCCTGAATGCGATTTGGTTCGCACTGCTCGTGGAGTGGGGATAAGTTTTGGCGATTAA
- a CDS encoding FAD-binding and (Fe-S)-binding domain-containing protein, producing the protein MHDKLIKLRDSISCKIKWDISTLIQYSTDASAYKETPIAVAWPEHKSDIQKIVQFCKQNKIPIIPRAAGTSLAGQVVGKGIIVDISKHFRNIIHLDTSNRLVTVEPGVILDELNIYLKPYGLFFGPETSTANRCTISGMVGNNSCGSHSLVYGSTREHLHSLKMILDDGNEYSFGEITKQEFYEKLRLENREGDIYRSIKAILESKKNQQLIVENYPDASVKRRNTGYALDMLLNTCVTGEDSPVNLAKIVAGSEGTFGIITEITLNLVASPPKHKAVVAVHLENRTDAFKANLIALKHNPWAVELMDNIILECTKGNIEQQKNRFFVKGDPGAILIVEFFADDKNDIIKSAEEMKADMQSSGYGYHFPLVWDDETAKVWNLRKAGLGVLSNIEGDAKPVSLIEDTAVPVDKLPDYMADFEMIMQKYNLECVYHAHIGTGELHLRPVLNLKDPKDVELFHAVGKEVASLVKRYKGSLSGEHGDGRLRGEFIPLFYGEEVYELMRKVKFAFDPDKIFNPGKIVDTPPMNTSLRYQPGQKDNPIETIFDFSKTRGILRAAEKCNGSGDCRKTHLSGGTLCPSYMATLNESNSTRARANLLREFLTNSTKKNPFNHKELYEILDLCLSCKGCKNECPSSVDMAKLKAEFLQHWYDSKGIPLRTRLIAYITHVNRLGSIFPGLTNWVLSNKFSSKVLMSLLGFEPIRKMPLLHKVTFKKWFSKNRAEKKGKKGKVYLLPDEFTNYNDVHIGVKAVNLLNRLGYEVELADIFESGRTYISKGLIRTAKRIANRNIEKLSGIISEKSPLIGIEPSAILSFRDEYPDLATPENKDKAKFLARNALLFEEFFMREVDEGRIAKEQFKKDNKKIKLHGHCQQKAVASTIKTKEMLSFPPNYTVEEIPSGCCGMAGSFGYEKEHYELSMKIGELVLFPEVRKSSEGTIIAAPGTSCRHQIKDGTGRDAVHPIEVMWEAIE; encoded by the coding sequence ATGCATGATAAATTAATAAAGCTAAGAGATAGTATTAGTTGTAAAATTAAATGGGACATATCTACTCTAATCCAGTACTCAACCGATGCTTCAGCATATAAGGAAACTCCCATTGCAGTTGCATGGCCAGAGCATAAATCCGATATCCAAAAAATTGTTCAGTTTTGCAAGCAAAACAAAATTCCAATTATACCAAGAGCTGCTGGAACTTCTCTTGCTGGACAGGTTGTTGGAAAAGGTATTATTGTAGATATTTCAAAACATTTCAGAAATATAATACATCTTGATACTTCCAATAGGCTTGTAACGGTTGAGCCTGGTGTAATACTCGATGAGCTTAACATATATCTAAAACCTTACGGTTTATTTTTCGGGCCAGAGACATCTACTGCAAATCGATGCACCATTTCAGGTATGGTTGGGAATAATAGTTGCGGTTCTCATTCGCTTGTGTATGGTAGCACACGCGAACACCTGCATTCACTAAAAATGATTCTTGACGATGGCAATGAATACTCCTTTGGTGAAATTACTAAGCAAGAGTTTTACGAAAAGTTAAGGTTAGAAAATCGGGAAGGTGACATTTACCGTTCTATCAAAGCAATACTAGAAAGCAAAAAGAATCAACAGCTAATAGTGGAAAACTATCCCGACGCTAGTGTAAAACGTCGAAACACGGGCTATGCGCTCGACATGCTCCTTAATACATGCGTCACTGGCGAAGATTCTCCTGTAAATCTGGCAAAAATAGTTGCAGGAAGCGAAGGAACCTTTGGCATAATAACAGAAATTACGCTCAACCTTGTTGCATCTCCGCCTAAGCATAAAGCTGTAGTTGCAGTTCATTTAGAAAATAGAACCGATGCATTTAAGGCGAACCTAATAGCACTGAAACATAATCCTTGGGCTGTGGAGCTTATGGATAACATTATTTTGGAATGCACCAAAGGAAATATAGAACAACAAAAAAACAGGTTTTTTGTAAAAGGAGATCCGGGAGCGATTCTTATTGTTGAGTTTTTTGCCGATGATAAAAATGACATCATAAAATCGGCAGAAGAGATGAAAGCCGATATGCAGAGCTCTGGATATGGCTATCATTTTCCGTTGGTTTGGGATGATGAAACGGCTAAGGTCTGGAATTTAAGAAAAGCGGGGCTGGGTGTGCTGTCAAACATAGAAGGTGATGCAAAACCTGTTTCTCTTATTGAGGACACAGCCGTACCTGTTGACAAACTTCCCGATTATATGGCCGATTTTGAAATGATAATGCAAAAGTACAACCTTGAATGCGTTTATCATGCACATATTGGTACAGGTGAGCTACATTTGAGACCCGTTCTAAATCTTAAAGATCCTAAAGATGTTGAGCTTTTCCATGCTGTTGGGAAAGAGGTAGCTTCTCTAGTAAAAAGGTATAAAGGATCTCTTAGCGGTGAGCATGGCGATGGAAGGTTGAGAGGTGAGTTTATACCCTTATTCTATGGCGAAGAGGTTTATGAGCTAATGAGGAAGGTAAAATTCGCCTTTGACCCGGACAAAATTTTTAACCCTGGCAAGATAGTGGATACGCCCCCCATGAACACGTCGCTTAGGTATCAACCTGGACAAAAAGATAATCCAATAGAAACAATATTTGACTTTTCAAAAACTAGAGGCATTCTACGAGCAGCTGAAAAATGTAATGGTTCAGGCGATTGTAGAAAAACACACCTTTCTGGAGGTACGCTTTGCCCTAGCTATATGGCAACCCTAAATGAATCAAATTCTACACGTGCACGGGCTAATTTACTTAGAGAATTTCTTACTAATAGCACTAAAAAGAATCCCTTTAACCATAAAGAACTTTACGAAATCCTGGATTTATGTCTGTCGTGTAAGGGATGCAAAAATGAGTGCCCTTCGAGTGTGGATATGGCAAAACTTAAAGCCGAATTCCTTCAGCATTGGTACGATTCAAAAGGAATACCTCTAAGAACCAGATTAATTGCATATATAACTCATGTAAATAGACTAGGAAGCATTTTTCCTGGTCTAACAAACTGGGTGCTTAGCAATAAGTTTTCGTCAAAAGTTCTAATGTCACTACTTGGTTTCGAACCAATAAGGAAGATGCCCTTGCTACATAAAGTTACCTTTAAAAAATGGTTTTCTAAAAATAGAGCAGAGAAAAAAGGCAAAAAGGGGAAAGTTTACCTATTGCCCGATGAATTCACCAATTATAATGATGTTCATATTGGAGTTAAAGCAGTTAATCTACTAAACAGGTTAGGATATGAGGTTGAATTAGCTGATATTTTTGAAAGCGGTAGAACATATATTTCAAAGGGATTAATAAGAACTGCAAAGCGAATAGCAAATAGAAATATTGAAAAACTTTCTGGTATTATTTCAGAGAAGTCACCTCTTATCGGAATTGAGCCATCGGCAATTTTAAGTTTTAGAGACGAGTATCCCGATTTGGCTACACCAGAAAATAAAGATAAAGCCAAATTTCTTGCCAGAAATGCGCTACTCTTTGAGGAATTTTTCATGCGAGAGGTAGATGAAGGTAGAATAGCAAAGGAGCAGTTTAAAAAGGATAACAAGAAAATCAAGTTACATGGCCACTGCCAGCAGAAGGCAGTTGCATCTACCATAAAAACTAAGGAAATGCTTTCGTTTCCACCAAACTACACTGTAGAAGAAATTCCTAGTGGATGTTGCGGTATGGCTGGCTCATTTGGATACGAAAAGGAACATTACGAGCTTTCTATGAAAATCGGAGAACTTGTTCTTTTCCCTGAAGTTAGGAAATCATCTGAGGGTACAATAATAGCAGCACCTGGTACCAGTTGTAGACATCAAATTAAGGATGGTACTGGTAGGGATGCTGTTCATCCAATTGAAGTCATGTGGGAGGCAATTGAATAA
- a CDS encoding acetate/propionate family kinase, with product MIVLVLNCGSSSIKYQLLNMADEGLLLAKGIVERVGFTDAKLTHKPEGKDKYVHVTSIPDHTTGINLILEALVDSNHGVISSINEITAVGHRVAHGGEFFTKSSLIDDFTKSEIEKCIELAPLHNPANLKGILSMEKLLPNVPQVAVFDTSFHQTMPKHAYLYAIPYEYYEKYKIRRYGFHGTSHKYVAQKACNMLGVDFEKQKIITCHLGNGASIAAINQGKSVDTSMGFTPVEGLIMGTRSGDIDAGVLLYLAEKENLSFKDVNDLINKKSGVAGISGLSSDMRDLENAAADGNERAQLALDMYYYRVKKYVGAYAAAMDGVDLIIFTGGIGENDPVLREKVSTAIDFMGVDFDIDANKGVRGKDKLLTKPESRVKVMVVTTNEELVIATDTANIVKELKK from the coding sequence ATGATTGTTCTCGTTTTGAACTGTGGGAGTTCATCAATTAAGTATCAACTTTTAAATATGGCCGATGAAGGCCTATTGCTTGCCAAGGGTATTGTTGAAAGGGTTGGCTTTACCGATGCTAAGCTTACTCACAAACCTGAAGGAAAAGATAAATACGTTCATGTAACAAGTATTCCAGACCACACAACAGGTATCAATCTAATTTTAGAGGCACTTGTTGATAGCAATCATGGTGTTATCAGCAGTATTAATGAGATTACTGCAGTAGGCCACCGCGTTGCTCATGGAGGTGAGTTTTTCACAAAGAGCAGTTTAATTGACGATTTTACTAAGAGTGAAATTGAAAAGTGTATTGAACTTGCACCTCTTCACAACCCAGCAAATTTAAAGGGTATACTTTCAATGGAGAAATTACTTCCTAATGTACCTCAGGTTGCTGTATTTGATACCTCTTTCCATCAAACCATGCCAAAACATGCATATTTGTATGCAATCCCTTACGAGTATTACGAAAAATACAAAATACGCAGATACGGCTTCCACGGAACAAGCCACAAGTATGTTGCCCAAAAGGCTTGTAATATGCTAGGCGTAGATTTTGAGAAGCAAAAAATTATTACCTGCCACTTAGGAAATGGAGCATCAATTGCTGCTATAAACCAAGGGAAATCGGTTGATACCTCTATGGGATTCACTCCCGTTGAAGGTTTAATCATGGGAACACGTAGCGGAGATATTGATGCTGGTGTATTGCTTTATCTTGCAGAGAAAGAAAATCTTAGCTTTAAAGATGTAAACGATCTTATCAATAAGAAAAGCGGTGTTGCGGGTATTTCTGGCTTATCATCTGACATGCGTGACCTAGAGAATGCTGCTGCCGATGGTAATGAGCGTGCTCAGCTTGCTCTTGACATGTATTACTATCGAGTTAAGAAATATGTTGGTGCGTATGCCGCTGCAATGGATGGTGTCGATCTTATTATTTTCACTGGCGGTATTGGTGAGAACGACCCTGTTCTTCGTGAAAAAGTTTCTACTGCAATTGATTTTATGGGTGTTGATTTTGATATTGACGCCAATAAAGGTGTTCGCGGTAAGGATAAGCTGTTAACTAAACCTGAATCAAGGGTTAAGGTGATGGTGGTTACAACAAACGAAGAATTAGTCATTGCTACAGATACTGCTAATATTGTTAAAGAGTTAAAAAAATAA
- a CDS encoding bifunctional enoyl-CoA hydratase/phosphate acetyltransferase: MRVEKLDQLFDILRSKPRKRLVAAYANDHHTIEAVSMAIDMEIVEATLVGDEATIKSVCAEHNIDPSKFRIVQEADEMKAARKAVELINKGEGDVLMKGLVSTDKYMRAILDKENGLLPPKAVLSHVTVVQVPTYHKLLVVGDVAIIPAPDLKQKIAITNYLIQTAHSLGIERPKVALNAATEQMSAGMQACVDAAIIAKMADRGQIKGAIVDGPLALDVAIDKESAQIKKLTGEVAGDADCILFPNIESGNVFFKACTKLAKGELGAMVMGAKVPCVLTSRGDSVKSKMYSIALAANAAK; this comes from the coding sequence ATGAGAGTAGAAAAATTAGATCAGCTTTTCGATATCTTAAGAAGTAAACCTCGCAAACGTTTGGTTGCTGCTTACGCTAACGATCATCACACTATCGAAGCGGTAAGCATGGCCATCGATATGGAAATTGTAGAGGCAACACTTGTTGGCGACGAAGCAACCATTAAAAGTGTTTGTGCTGAGCACAATATCGATCCTTCAAAATTCCGTATTGTTCAGGAAGCCGATGAAATGAAAGCAGCTCGCAAAGCTGTTGAGCTTATTAATAAAGGCGAAGGTGATGTGCTCATGAAAGGTCTTGTAAGCACCGATAAGTATATGCGTGCCATATTAGACAAGGAGAACGGACTGCTCCCTCCAAAGGCCGTTTTAAGTCACGTTACCGTTGTTCAGGTACCTACCTATCACAAGCTTTTAGTTGTTGGTGATGTTGCTATTATCCCAGCTCCAGACTTGAAACAAAAAATTGCTATCACCAACTATTTAATTCAAACTGCACACTCGCTAGGTATTGAAAGACCCAAAGTAGCATTGAATGCCGCTACTGAGCAGATGTCAGCTGGTATGCAAGCTTGTGTTGATGCTGCTATTATTGCAAAAATGGCCGATCGTGGTCAAATTAAGGGCGCTATCGTTGATGGTCCTCTTGCTCTTGACGTGGCAATTGACAAGGAGTCGGCTCAAATTAAGAAGCTTACTGGTGAAGTGGCTGGCGATGCCGATTGTATCCTTTTCCCAAATATCGAATCGGGTAACGTATTCTTTAAAGCATGTACAAAGCTAGCTAAAGGAGAACTAGGTGCAATGGTTATGGGTGCTAAGGTTCCTTGTGTTTTAACTTCTCGTGGCGATAGTGTAAAATCAAAAATGTATTCAATAGCTCTTGCAGCTAATGCTGCTAAGTAA